The Corynebacterium mycetoides genome includes the window GGCAGACGAAGCGCGGTGTGGAGGACGGCGCGGTCCTCCGTGGTGTTGATGTGGACCCCGGCGAACATGTCCTCGATGCGCCCGGCGAGGTCCGCTTCGCCCGCGAGGTCGACCAGGGCGGCGAGGACGGCGTCGTCGACAAGGTTCTTCGACAGGTCGACGTGCAGGCCGGCGGCGTCGAACGTGAGCTTGTCGGCGCGGTCGGGGTCGGCCGCGAACAGCTCGCGCAGGGTGAGCGGGTGCTCGTCGCGCAGCTTCTCGAGTGCGGCCCAGGCGGGTGTGGAGGTGATGTCGGTGGAACGAGGCGTTGCGGTCATGGGTAACACGCTAGTTCAAAACCTGTCGCCAGGTAGGCCTAATATGCAGGTATGAGCATCGTGAAGATCAACGCAATTTCCGTGCCTGAGGGCGCGGGCGAGGAACTCGAGCGCCGTTTCGCCGCGCGCAAGCACGCGATCGACTCACAGCCCGGTTTCGAGGGCTTCGAGCTGCTGCGCCCGGTCAAGGGCGAGGACCGCTACTTCGTGGTCACCCGCTGGGCGGATCAGGAATCCTACGACGCGTGGTGGGAATCCGAGGGCCGTGGAGCGCACGGGGGCCACGGGGGCGACCGCAAGCCCGTGGCCACGGGGGCGTCGCTGCTCGAGTTCGAGGTCGTGTTCTAGGCCTGTTATAGGTCTGTTCTAGGTCGGGCCGTCAGCCCAGCTTCCCGCGGCCGAGGCGCAGGAGGACCCCGGCCAGCGTGGGGCCCTCCTCTCCGAGCTCGTCGCGGAACTGGTTGATAATGGCCACCTCGCGGGTGTGCACCAGGCGCGTTCCGCCGGAGCCCATCCGCGTCTTGCCGATCGCCCGTGACACCTCCGAGCGGCGCTTCACGGCATCCAGAATCACCCGGTCGAGCCTGTCGATCTCCTTGCGGTATTCCTGGATCTCGGTGTCCGACAAGGGGTCGTCGGTACCGGAGGGCATGCGGATCTCGAACTCACTCATGGCTCGCCATTATGCCACCCGTTATGCCACCCGTTATGCCACCCAGGGGGCCATGTCGGGTCGTGATTGTAGGGTTAGGGTCATCATGAACACAGACATGAACACGGATCTGGTTTTGGGACTCAACCCGCAGCAGGAAAAGGCCGTCACCCACCAGGGCGGACCCCTGCTCATCATCGCCGGCGCAGGGTCGGGCAAGACGGCGGTGCTCACCCGCAGGATCGCCTACCTGCTGGGCGAGCGCGGCGTCGCCCCCTGGCAGATCCTGGCGATCACCTTCACCAACAAGGCCGCGGCGGAGATGAAGGAGCGCGTCGCGGATCTGGTGGGCCCGGAGGCGCAGCGCATGTGGGTGGCCACCTTCCACTCGGTGTGCGTGCGCATCCTGCGCCAGCAGGCCCAGCTCGTGCCGGGGCTGAACACCAACTTCACCATCTACGACTCGGACGATTCGCGCCGCCTCCTGGCCATGATCGCGAAAGACCGCAACCTGGATCTGAAGAAGTTCTCGGCGCGCACCCTGGCCAACGCGATTTCGAACCTGAAGAACGAGCTCGTCGGCCCGGAGGAGGCAGCCGCCCGGGCGGAGCGCACCCGCAACCCCTTCGATCTCACCGTCGCCGGGGTGTTCGCGGAGTACCAGGCCAGCCTGCGCCGGGCCAACGCGCTCGACTTCGACGACTTGATCGGTGAGGTCGTGCGCATTTTCAAGGAGCACCCCCAGGTTGTCGAGTACTACCGCCGCCGCTTCCGGCACGTGCTGGTGGACGAGTACCAGGACACCAACCACGCCCAGTACGAGCTCATCCACACGCTCGTGGGCGACGGCCCGGACGCGCCCGAGCTGGCGGTCGTAGGCGATTCTGATCAGTCCATCTACGCGTTCCGCGGGGCGACGATACGCAACATCGAGGAGTTCGAGCGCGACTACCCCAACGCGACCACGGTCATGCTGGAGCAGAACTACCGCTCCACCCAAAACATCCTCAGCGCCGCCAACGCGGTCATCGCGCAGAACGAGGGCCGGCGGCCGAAGAAGCTCTGGACGGCGCACGGGGAGGGGGACCGGATCGTGGGCTACGTTGCGGACAACGAGCACGATGAGGCCCGCTTCGTCGCCTCCGAGATCGACCGGCTGGCGGACGAGGGCACCGCCTACAGCGACATCGCGGTGATGTACCGCACCAACAACGCGTCCCGCGCGCTGGAAGACATCTTCATCCGCTCCGGCATTCCGTACAAGGTCGTCGGCGGCACCCGGTTCTACGAGCGCCGCGAGATCCGCGACATAGTGGCCTACATGAAGGTCATCGACAACCCGGACGACACGGTGAGCCTGCGCCGCATCGTCAACGTGCCCAAGCGCGCGATCGGGGACAAGGCCCAGGCGATGGTGGCGCTACACGCCCAGAACACAGGCGTGAGCTTCGGCCGCGCGCTTGTCGACGCCGCCGCGGGCGAGGTCAGCATGCTCGCCGCCCGCTCCACAAACGCGATCGCTGGTTTCGTCGAGCTTATCGACGGCCTCCGGGCCGAACTGCCCGAGATGAAAAACGAGGTCACCGGGATGCCGGATCTGGGCCAGCTGGTCAACCGCATCCTGGAGGTGACGGGCTACCGCGCCGAGCTCGAGGCGTCGAACGACCCGCAGGACGGCTCCCGGTTGGACAACCTCAACGAGCTGGTGTCGGTCGCGCGCGAGTTCTCCTCGGAGGCGGCCAACCAGATCGCCTACATGAGCCAGGAGGAGCTCGACAGCGCCCTGGCCGAGGGCGAGCCCATGCCGGGGTCGCTGCAGGCGTTTTTGGAGCGCGTGTCCCTCGTGGCGGACGCGGACCAGCTGCCGGACAACGACCAGGGCGTGGTCACGCTGATGACGTTGCACACCGCCAAGGGCCTCGAGTTTCCCTACGTGTTTGTCACCGGGTGGGAGGACGGGCAGTTCCCGCACCTGCGCGCGCTCGGGGATCCCGCCGAACTGGCGGAGGAGCGCCGCCTGGCGTATGTGGGCATCACCCGCGCCAAGAAGCGCCTCTACCTCACGCGCGCGATGCTGCGCTCGTCGTGGGGTTCCCCGGTGACCAACCCCGCCAGCCGCTTCCTGACCGAGATCCCGGAGGATCTCGTCGACTGGCGCCGGGTGGAGCCGGAGCGCTCCATGGTCACCGACGCGTGGGGCACGCCGAGGCGCCGCCCGTCGAGAAGCGGCACCCGCACTGGCGCAAAGGTGAACAAGAACCTGGACCTCGCGCCAGGCGACCGCGTCAACCACGCCAAGTACGGCCTCGGCACTGTCACAGCCGTCGAGGGCTCCGGCGTGCGCGAGACGGTGACGATTGACTTCGGCTCCTCTGGCACCGTCCGCCTCATGCTCATCGGGGGAGTCCCGATGGAAAAACTCTAGATGTCTTAGATGGTGATGCCCTGGCGCCCCAGCCAGACCTGCGGGTCGACCTGGTTGACGCCGTCCGGCTTGATCTCGAAGTGGAGGTGCGGGCCCGTGGAGCGCCCCTCGTTGCCGATGGTGGCGATCTGCTCCCCGGCGGTGACGCGCTGGCCGATGCTCACGTTGTAGTGGCGCATGTGGCCGTAGACGGAGACCTCCCCGCCGTCGTGGCGGATCACGACCCAGTTGCCGAAGCCCTGCGCGGGGCCCGCGTTGATGACGGTGCCGTCCATGACCGCGTAGATGGGGGTTCCGGCGTCGTTGGCGATGTCCATTCCCTGGTGCATGCGTCCCCAGCGCTGGCCGAAGCCGGAGCTGACGCGTCCTGTCGAGGGGGTGACCACGGTGCGCCCGTCCGCCGTCTGGCCCGTTTGGTAGACGACGGCGTCTTCGCCGGCGGGCGGGACGATCTGGATGGTTTCGGGCGGGAGGTTGAGGAGCTGTTCCTCCGCGCGCGGGTCGTAGACCACGGAGTGGTCGCCCGCCGTGACGGTGGCGCCGGTGGTGAAAATCTGTGCCGCGGCGACCGCAAGCGCGCCGGCGATTTCGACGTCGCTGTTGACGGGCGACCCGTCGAGGTTGACGGTCGGGGCCGCGAGGGCGTGGGCGGGGGCGGCGGTGAGTGTGGCGGCTGCGACGACTGAGGCGATTGAGGCGACTGCGGCGCTAAGCAGGGGTCGTTTCATGGTGTCACAATGTATCGCCACCGCCGCGGACCGGCAACGGTCTGACGTGCGGTTTTGTCGAATCCCTGTTCCCCGGAGCGGGAAACGGCCAGCGTACCGGCGGTGTTACTGGTGTGAAAGTTGTTAACTACTGAGGTTGGCGAGGGGGTGGAGCGTTCTACCCCCGTTCAACCAGTTAGAGCGTGATGCCGCGGGCGGCGAGCCACGGAACCGGATCAACCGGAGTGTTCCCGTCGGGGTGAACCTCGAAGTGGAGGTGGGTGCCGGTGGAGAAGCCGCGGTTGCCCATGCCGGCGATCTTCTGCCCGGCCTTCACGCGCTCGCCGACGGCGACGTCGAGGGTCTCCATGTGGCCGTAGACGGTGATGGTGCCGTCGTCGTGAAGCAGGCGGATCCACTGGCCGTAACCCTGCGCGGGGCCGGAGTCGAGGACAGTGCCGTCAAGAACGGCGAGGATCGGGGTGTTGGTCACGTTGGCGATGTCGATGCCAGCGTGGAACGCGCCCCAGCGCGAGCCGAAACCCGAGGTGAAAGCGCCCTCCGCCGGCTTCGCCGACATCGGGGCGCGCAGCAGCTCATCGGCCTGGGCAACGAGCTCAGAGTGCTGCACAGCCTTGTTGAGTTGGTCTGAGAGGTTCTCCACCGGCTTGTACTCTGCGATGGCGAGGATCTGCGGCGCGGCGTCGGCGGAAGAAAGCTGGGTATCTACGGCATCGGTGTCAGCCGCAAGCTCGAAGTCGACGGTGGGCTCGTTGGCCTTGTCGGACTGGATTGCTGCTGCAGCTGCGCCGGAAACGCCGGCGGTGGACACGGCACCCGTTGCGACGGCGACGAGAGCGACGCGTCCCTTGTTGGGGGACTTCTTGCGGTGCTTGCCGCCTGTGCGTGCCTTCGTGGAATTGAACATGCAGTCCTCTTTGTTCGTCCGCGGTTTCGGTATTGCCACAGGATTGTGACCTCTCCGTTACTTACGAAGGGACACTGTAACGGTTTGGTCAAGGCATGGCAAGCCAAGTGCCGATTTTGGATATCCCAATATATGTGCGAAACGTTACATCGCTCTCACCGGGGGCTTTCCGGGTGTGGGACAATAGCGCCGATGAGTACGAAGTCGAGCCCGCACACCACGCCGCCGAGGACAACGCCGTCCGCGCGCCGCCGCCGTAGAAGTATGCCCCAGGCCGCGGCACAGACGCGCACGGCGCCCGCACCCCACGCTCCCGAAACGTGGGGCGAGCGCCTCCGCCACTACCTGCCCTTCGCGGCCGCGCCGAGCGTGGTCGCGGCGCTGTCTGTGGTTGCGCTGAGCCTGGCGCTCGTGTTGCTCACCGGATCGCCGTTGGCCTACCTCCCCGCGGCGATCGGCGAGACCTGGCTGGTCGCGCACGGGGTGCCGGTGACCTTCGACGGCGTGACCCTCGGGTTGACCCCGCTGCTGCCTCCGGCCGCAGTCGCCGCGCTGGTGGCGCAGCGGGTGCGTGTGGCCACGCGCAAGCGCGTGAGCATCCTCGACCTGGCGGCCATCACGGCCCTCGGGCTGGGCATCCCGCTGACGCTGACGTGCATCGCCCTGTTTATGGTGGCGGACGCGTCGGCGGTGTACCCGGTCGCACCCCCGAACGCATTCGCCGCCCTCGCCCTCACACTGGGCGTGCACGCCGCGGGAATCGTCGCCGGCATCGGACCCGTGGTGTGGCGGGCGCTCGCCGGCCGCGCGGGCGCACCGGCGTTCGTGGTCGACACGGCCCGGACAGCGGCGACCGCGCTGCTGCACCTCGTCGGCGCCGCCGCCGTGGTGTACCTCTGCCTGCTACTCGCCGGGTGGGGGAGGGTTTCCTCGCTTGTCGACGCCTACCCCACGCTCCCGGGCCCCGGCCTAGCCGCCCTGATCGCGCTGACGCTGCTCTACCTCCCGAACGCTGCCGTGGCCACTCTCAGCGCGCTCATGGGCGGCAGCGTGGAGTACGCGGGCGCGCAGGCGTCTCTCTTCAGCGTCGACAACGTCGCCCTGCCGCCGCTGCCGCTGTTCGCCGCCATCCCGGCGGCCGCCCCGGCGTGGGCGCCGGTGCTCATGCTCGTCCCCGCAGCGGCTCTCGTCCGTTTCTTCGCCTCCCGCGCGCTGGGCCCGCGGGATGTAGCTCTCACCGCCGCGTGGTCGGGGGTGTGGACGCTCGCCGTCATACCGTTCGCGGGCGGGAGCGCCGGCGCCTACGGGTACGTGGGGGCCCACGTCGTCGCCACGCCGGCGCTCGCGCTCGCCTGGGTCGCGGCCGTCGGCGGGCTCGTGTGGCTGATCGCGAGCATGCGCCACGCCAAGCCGGAACCGGAGCCGGAACGAGAGCCGGAACGAGAGCCGGAGCCGGAGCCGGAAGAGGAGAAGCCCGCCGGCGGTAGCACAAAGTGGGTCCCTCCCACGACCGAGGATGACGTGCGCGATTAGACTCGTCGACGTGCCTGAACCATCGCAGAAATCCGTCGTCGCCCTTGTCTCCGGCACGGGGACGCTGCTTCAGTCCATCCTGGACAACCAGGACGATTCCTACCGCGTCAGCCTCGTCGTCGCCGACACCGACTGCCCCGCGCTCAGGCGGGCGGAAGACGCCGGGGTTGCCACCCGGGTGGTGGAGCTGGAGGGGGACCGCGCCGAGTGGAACCGCAGGCTGCGCGATGCTGTCTCGGCGGCGGACCCGGCCATCGTGGTCTCGGCGGGATTCATGCGCATCCTCGGCCCCGACTTCCTCGATGTGTTCGAGGGCCGCCTGATCAACACCCACCCGGCGCTGCTGCCCGCGTTCCCGGGGGCGCACGCCGTGCGCGACGCGTTGGCCTACGGGGTCAAGGTCACGGGCACCACGGTCCACTTCATCGACGGCGGTGTGGACACCGGGGAGATCATCGCCCAACGAGCCGTCGAAGTCCGCGAGGGCGAGACCGCGGCGGAATTGCACGAGAGAATTAAGGTACAAGAGCGCGCGCTCATTGTTGATGCCCTGCGCAGCGCTTTCATCACCGACGGAAAGGTTCATTTCCCATGGTTGTAGACCATATCGCGATTAAGCGCGCCCTGATCAGCGTGTACGACAAGACCGGGCTGGACGAGTTGGCACGCGCCCTCGGTGAGGCGGGCGTGGAAATCGTCTCCACCGGCTCCACCGCGAAGCGGATCGCCGAGGCGGGCGTGGCCGTGACCGAGGTCGCCGATCTCACCGGGTTCCCCGAGGTGCTCGGCGGCCGCGTGAAAACGCTGCACCCCCGCGTGCACGCCGGCATTCTGGCTGACCTGCGCGACGAGGATCACGAGCGCCAGCTCGCGGACCTCGGCATCGAGCCGTTCCAGCTCGTCGTGGTCAACCTTTACCCGTTCGAGGAGACCGTGGCCTCGGGAGCGAGCTTCGACGAGTGCGTGGAGCAGATCGACATCGGCGGCCCCTCTATGGTGCGCGCCGCCGCGAAGAACCACCCCTCGGTGGCCGTCGTGACCGACCCGCGACGCTACGCGGACGTTATCGACGCCGTGCGCGGCGACGGCTTTTCGCTGGACGACCGCCGCGAGCTCGCCTACGAGGCGTTCTCCCACACCGCCGACTACGACGCCGCGGTCTCCGACTGGTTCGCCGAGCAGGTCGACTCCGACGGCGAGGGCGACCTGCGCTACGGGGAAAACCCGCACCAGGCTGCCAGCCTGATCAACGAAGGCTGGGGGCTCGCCAACGCGGTCCAGCACGGCGGCAAGGAGATGAGCTACAACAACTACCAGGATGCTGACGCCGCGTGGCGGGCGGCCTGGGACCACGATCGTCCGTGCGTGGCCATCATCAAGCACGCCAACCCCTGCGGCATCGCGGTCTCCGACGACTCCATCGCCGAGGCGCACCGCAAGGCCCACGCCTGCGACCCCGTCTCGGCCTACGGCGGCGTCATCGCCGTTAACCGCGAGGTCACCCTCGAGCTGGCGGAGTCCATCAAGCCGATCTTCACCGAGGTCGTCGTCGCCCCCTCCTATGAGGACGCCGCCCTCGAGCTGCTCAAGGAGAAGAAGAACCTGCGCATCCTCGAGGTGGAGCCCGAGTTCCGGGGCGAGGAGCTCAAGCAGATCTCCGGCGGCTTCCTCGTCCAGGAGCGCGACACGTTCCAGGCGGAGGGCGACGCGGTGGACAATTGGCAGCTGGTGGCCGGCGAGCCCGCCTCGGACACCGTCCTCGCGGACCTCGAGTTCGCGTGGCGCTCCATCCGCTGCGTGAAGTCCAACGCGATCCTCATCGCCTCAAACGGGGCATCCGTCGGCGTGGGCATGGGGCAGGTCAACCGCGTCGATTCCGCGAAGCTCGCCGTCGAGCGCGCCAACACGCTTGACGACGGCGTCAACCGCACCACGGGGGCAGCCGCGGCCTCCGACGCGTTCTTCCCCTTCGTCGACGGCTTCCAGGTGCTTGCCGACGCCGGCGTCACCGCAGTCGTGCAGCCCGGCGGATCCATCCGCGACGAGGAAGTGATCGCCGCCGCGAAGGAAGCCGGCGTGACGATGTACCTCACCGGCACCCGCCACTTCGCGCACTAGGGCGCGTACTCTAGGCGTCCTCGAGCACCTTCGAGACGAGGTCGAGGGTGCGCATGCCGCGGTTCTCCGGCAGCTCGGCGTGGAGCACGTCGAGAACCGCGTCGGCGATCATGACCGACGGCGCGGGCAGGGCATCGTCGACAAGCGGGTAGGGGGCTTTGCCCGTGTTGTCGCGCATCTCGATCGCGCCCAGGGTCATGTGGAAAGGCAGGTCGATGCGCGGGTCGTCGTCGCCGACGATTTCCGCCGCGAGCCCGCGGAACACGTCCTCCAGGGCGCGCCGCGCCTCGTGGTAGTCGTGGAACTCCTCCGAGTTGGCGACGGGCAGCTGGTAGAGGCGGCCGATGTTCCAATTAGAGGACAGCAGAATGCGCGTCTCCGCCGCGACGAGGGCCCAGAGCTTCAGGGCGGGGCTTTCGTCCATGTCAGCCAGGTCCGTCGCCAAGTCGAGCGAGGGCTGGACCGTGCCCATGAGCAGGGTCAGGAAGATCTCCGTCTTGGACGGGAAATGGTAGTACAGCGATGCCTGCCGGATGCCCACCGCATCGGCGATCTGGTGCGTGGACGTCATGGCGAAGCCCTGGGTGGTAAACAGCTCGGAGGAGGCGTCGAGAATCTCGTCGCGAGCGGTTTTTCCCTTGCGTCGCGGGCTTTTCTTGCGGGGACGACCCACTGTTCCAGACATGACACCTTATT containing:
- a CDS encoding cell division protein PerM, which translates into the protein MSTKSSPHTTPPRTTPSARRRRRSMPQAAAQTRTAPAPHAPETWGERLRHYLPFAAAPSVVAALSVVALSLALVLLTGSPLAYLPAAIGETWLVAHGVPVTFDGVTLGLTPLLPPAAVAALVAQRVRVATRKRVSILDLAAITALGLGIPLTLTCIALFMVADASAVYPVAPPNAFAALALTLGVHAAGIVAGIGPVVWRALAGRAGAPAFVVDTARTAATALLHLVGAAAVVYLCLLLAGWGRVSSLVDAYPTLPGPGLAALIALTLLYLPNAAVATLSALMGGSVEYAGAQASLFSVDNVALPPLPLFAAIPAAAPAWAPVLMLVPAAALVRFFASRALGPRDVALTAAWSGVWTLAVIPFAGGSAGAYGYVGAHVVATPALALAWVAAVGGLVWLIASMRHAKPEPEPEREPEREPEPEPEEEKPAGGSTKWVPPTTEDDVRD
- a CDS encoding antibiotic biosynthesis monooxygenase family protein; the protein is MSIVKINAISVPEGAGEELERRFAARKHAIDSQPGFEGFELLRPVKGEDRYFVVTRWADQESYDAWWESEGRGAHGGHGGDRKPVATGASLLEFEVVF
- the purN gene encoding phosphoribosylglycinamide formyltransferase, encoding MTCAIRLVDVPEPSQKSVVALVSGTGTLLQSILDNQDDSYRVSLVVADTDCPALRRAEDAGVATRVVELEGDRAEWNRRLRDAVSAADPAIVVSAGFMRILGPDFLDVFEGRLINTHPALLPAFPGAHAVRDALAYGVKVTGTTVHFIDGGVDTGEIIAQRAVEVREGETAAELHERIKVQERALIVDALRSAFITDGKVHFPWL
- the pcrA gene encoding DNA helicase PcrA: MNTDLVLGLNPQQEKAVTHQGGPLLIIAGAGSGKTAVLTRRIAYLLGERGVAPWQILAITFTNKAAAEMKERVADLVGPEAQRMWVATFHSVCVRILRQQAQLVPGLNTNFTIYDSDDSRRLLAMIAKDRNLDLKKFSARTLANAISNLKNELVGPEEAAARAERTRNPFDLTVAGVFAEYQASLRRANALDFDDLIGEVVRIFKEHPQVVEYYRRRFRHVLVDEYQDTNHAQYELIHTLVGDGPDAPELAVVGDSDQSIYAFRGATIRNIEEFERDYPNATTVMLEQNYRSTQNILSAANAVIAQNEGRRPKKLWTAHGEGDRIVGYVADNEHDEARFVASEIDRLADEGTAYSDIAVMYRTNNASRALEDIFIRSGIPYKVVGGTRFYERREIRDIVAYMKVIDNPDDTVSLRRIVNVPKRAIGDKAQAMVALHAQNTGVSFGRALVDAAAGEVSMLAARSTNAIAGFVELIDGLRAELPEMKNEVTGMPDLGQLVNRILEVTGYRAELEASNDPQDGSRLDNLNELVSVAREFSSEAANQIAYMSQEELDSALAEGEPMPGSLQAFLERVSLVADADQLPDNDQGVVTLMTLHTAKGLEFPYVFVTGWEDGQFPHLRALGDPAELAEERRLAYVGITRAKKRLYLTRAMLRSSWGSPVTNPASRFLTEIPEDLVDWRRVEPERSMVTDAWGTPRRRPSRSGTRTGAKVNKNLDLAPGDRVNHAKYGLGTVTAVEGSGVRETVTIDFGSSGTVRLMLIGGVPMEKL
- the purH gene encoding bifunctional phosphoribosylaminoimidazolecarboxamide formyltransferase/IMP cyclohydrolase; its protein translation is MVVDHIAIKRALISVYDKTGLDELARALGEAGVEIVSTGSTAKRIAEAGVAVTEVADLTGFPEVLGGRVKTLHPRVHAGILADLRDEDHERQLADLGIEPFQLVVVNLYPFEETVASGASFDECVEQIDIGGPSMVRAAAKNHPSVAVVTDPRRYADVIDAVRGDGFSLDDRRELAYEAFSHTADYDAAVSDWFAEQVDSDGEGDLRYGENPHQAASLINEGWGLANAVQHGGKEMSYNNYQDADAAWRAAWDHDRPCVAIIKHANPCGIAVSDDSIAEAHRKAHACDPVSAYGGVIAVNREVTLELAESIKPIFTEVVVAPSYEDAALELLKEKKNLRILEVEPEFRGEELKQISGGFLVQERDTFQAEGDAVDNWQLVAGEPASDTVLADLEFAWRSIRCVKSNAILIASNGASVGVGMGQVNRVDSAKLAVERANTLDDGVNRTTGAAAASDAFFPFVDGFQVLADAGVTAVVQPGGSIRDEEVIAAAKEAGVTMYLTGTRHFAH
- a CDS encoding chorismate mutase, translating into MSEFEIRMPSGTDDPLSDTEIQEYRKEIDRLDRVILDAVKRRSEVSRAIGKTRMGSGGTRLVHTREVAIINQFRDELGEEGPTLAGVLLRLGRGKLG
- a CDS encoding TetR/AcrR family transcriptional regulator — encoded protein: MSGTVGRPRKKSPRRKGKTARDEILDASSELFTTQGFAMTSTHQIADAVGIRQASLYYHFPSKTEIFLTLLMGTVQPSLDLATDLADMDESPALKLWALVAAETRILLSSNWNIGRLYQLPVANSEEFHDYHEARRALEDVFRGLAAEIVGDDDPRIDLPFHMTLGAIEMRDNTGKAPYPLVDDALPAPSVMIADAVLDVLHAELPENRGMRTLDLVSKVLEDA
- a CDS encoding M23 family metallopeptidase, yielding MKRPLLSAAVASIASVVAAATLTAAPAHALAAPTVNLDGSPVNSDVEIAGALAVAAAQIFTTGATVTAGDHSVVYDPRAEEQLLNLPPETIQIVPPAGEDAVVYQTGQTADGRTVVTPSTGRVSSGFGQRWGRMHQGMDIANDAGTPIYAVMDGTVINAGPAQGFGNWVVIRHDGGEVSVYGHMRHYNVSIGQRVTAGEQIATIGNEGRSTGPHLHFEIKPDGVNQVDPQVWLGRQGITI
- a CDS encoding M23 family metallopeptidase, which codes for MFNSTKARTGGKHRKKSPNKGRVALVAVATGAVSTAGVSGAAAAAIQSDKANEPTVDFELAADTDAVDTQLSSADAAPQILAIAEYKPVENLSDQLNKAVQHSELVAQADELLRAPMSAKPAEGAFTSGFGSRWGAFHAGIDIANVTNTPILAVLDGTVLDSGPAQGYGQWIRLLHDDGTITVYGHMETLDVAVGERVKAGQKIAGMGNRGFSTGTHLHFEVHPDGNTPVDPVPWLAARGITL